The genomic DNA GACTATAAAGGAACAAATTTGTACGAATCTGTTACTCAACTAAATAAATATTTTATTGAACTAAAGAAAAAGTGTGCAGAGAAAGGACATATAGTCTTGAAGGATTTACAAGATGATCTTGTAGAATTGCTTGAAGAATTCACACATGTGGCTGAATTAGAATTATTGCATCAAACTAAATCACAAGATCAGCAACTGCTATTGGATACCTATTTTGCGGCAACAGGGTTTGTCAGAATATCAAAACTTTTCGACGAAAGGTTTGTATTCTATGTGAGTACTGAAAAAAATGAGGTTCAAATTAAATTATTTTGTTTGGACCCTTCTTATCTCTTGCAGCAGATTAGTAAAAAGTTTCGAGCAACTGTCTATTTTTCTGCCACACTGTTACCATTTCAATATTTTATGGATATGCTTGGTGGTACGACAGAGGATTATACCATTTCGATTCCTTCACCATTTTTAAAAGAACAAACAGACGTATTCATTCAGCCTTTATCCACTCGATATCATGACAGAGACCATTCAAAGTCACATATTGTAAACATGTTATCAAATCTTGTAAAAGAACGAAAAGGTAACTATCTGGTTTTCTTTCCATCCTATCAATATTTAAAAAGTGTATTTGAAGACTTTACTGCAAACTATCCTGAAATCCGTTCCATCCTTCAGCATAACAATATGGGGGAGGACGAACGTGAACAATTTTTAGAGGAGTTTAAAGAAGATAGTACAAGTACACTCGTTGGCTTTGCTGTATTAGGTGGTATTTTCTCTGAAGGTGTGGACTTAAAGGGTAATAGATTGAAAGGTGTTGTTGTTGTTGGGGTAGGGCTACCACAGCTTTGTCTAGAGCGAAATATAATAAAAGACTATTTTCACTCTTCTGGAAAAAACGGATACGACTACGCCTATACCTACCCAGGAATGAACAAGGTGCTACAAGCAGGAGGTCGACTAATCAGGTCTGAAGCAGACACGGGAGTCATTGTATTAGTTGATGATCGCTTTCTAACTCAGAAGTATCAGGGACTTTTCCCAGTTGAGTGGAGGGATTTTGAAACTATTTAATAATAAGGAGGATTAATGGAAGTCCATATGTCCTCCTTATTTTTTTATGTTTTATGATTGTGTAAATAGATTCTCCTATACTGTGTTGCTCTTAAGTACATTTGTTTCATGCATCTTTCTATTTCCAAATACTAAAAGAAAATAGATAGCTGCAGCAAATGACCCCAAGGCAGAGAGGATGCACAAAATCAGGTATCCTTGCTCATTTCCAGCAACTTGAACGATATACATGGCAATAGGCCCAAGTAAACTAATAGAAATGGAAGTTGCCATAAATCCAAAGCTGTTCGTTAATCCTCTGACTTCTGGTTCTACTCTATCCATCATGATTTTAGTTTCAATCGGATTCAGTCCGAATTTGGTTGAGCGGAATAGTATAAAGGCAACCGCTGCAACCCAAATGTTTTGTGTTGCTCCTAACAATAGAACCGCTGGAATCGATAATAGATGATAAAGTGAAACAGTTTGAACTTCTGTAATTCTACTCGTGACACTGGAATTATACGACATAAATACAACAGTCCCTAAAGTAGCTATCGCTAATATGAAACTGATGTTAGAGGGAGATAACGCAAACTTGTGCAAAAAGAATAAATTTATAAAAGGAGCAATGATACCTAAGCTAGCTCCTGCAAGTGCTTTTGATATACTGAATGTCATAATCGGTACGAGTAATTTCGGTTTTTTCTTTAGAATGCTTAAAAGAGTCGAATGAGCTTTATTAGCTATAAGTTGTGACTCGGTTTCCCTGACAAATAGTAAAGGTATTAGACATAAAATGAACATGATTATGGTGATTGAAAGTGTGATACGAATGCTAGATGAGTTTGATAAATGAAACAATTCCTGAATCCCATCCGAAACAATTCCTCCCAATAATGTTCCTAAAAACGTAAAAAAGGTGCCAGTGCTAAAAGCAAATGTAAACAATTCTTTCTTTTCAATTGCGTTTGAATACTCCGTCAATAAGGGTACAAACGTTACGATTGAAGCGGCGTGACCGACACCAATTAAAAATCCCCAGAATGCAAGCTCACTTGGAGTTGTTGCGAACAAATTGCCAGTTAGAGCAAATGTAAATACACATACCCCAGCTATTACTCCTTTTTTAGAACCTAAACGATCAGATAAAAATCCAGCAGGGATATATATAATTGCTTGTGCTATAAAATTCAGGCCAAGAATCTTCCCTATAACAAGTTCACTACTTACCATACTTTGTAAAAACAAATTATACAAAACTAAGTGAATCCCTAGCCCTAAACAAAAGATCATATTCCAAATAAGAGTGTATTGTGTATTCGAAGAATAAGACCTAAAATGCGAACGAAATTTAAATAAATTAACTATTTCCTTCAACCCCTTTACTTTACATAATTTACATATTATGGCCAATGATTTACCATAACAAGTAGGCACTTTTTTGTTCGTACATTTGGGAGGTGTTTGTTTGAAAAGTAAAAAGTACAATTGTCCAGTTGAACTCACAGTCGAAGTAATGGGTGGAAAGTGGAAATCAAGAATCATGTGGCATCTAACTAAAAATTCGTATCGATACGGAGAACTGCGTAAATTGATTCCAGGAATTACGCAAAAAATGCTAACTCAATCCTTACGGGAGCTTGAAGCAGATGGATTAATTGCGCGTAATGCTTATGATGGGAAAATACCAAAAGTTGAATATTTTTTAACACATTATGGGGAATCTACCACGCCATTACTGCAACTTATGAGTCAGTGGGGAAAGAATCATAAATTACGTATAGAAAATACAGAGGAAACGAGACCAATACAAACTAAAACTTTAGTAAATCCACAATAATACATTACTAGAATATTGTCCTATAAGGAGATTTATATGGAAACATATATACAACATTGTTTAGAAGGAGACGTATTCTCTGCCTATCATCATTTAAAAGGGCTGCATGCAAAAACGGACGAACAACACGAATTAATAAAGAAATATAAAGAGACATTTTTTACACCAAATCCTACGTTC from Cytobacillus luteolus includes the following:
- a CDS encoding winged helix-turn-helix transcriptional regulator: MGGKWKSRIMWHLTKNSYRYGELRKLIPGITQKMLTQSLRELEADGLIARNAYDGKIPKVEYFLTHYGESTTPLLQLMSQWGKNHKLRIENTEETRPIQTKTLVNPQ
- a CDS encoding MFS transporter, which codes for MILDFHFPPITSTVSSTGQLYFLLFKQTPPKCTNKKVPTCYGKSLAIICKLCKVKGLKEIVNLFKFRSHFRSYSSNTQYTLIWNMIFCLGLGIHLVLYNLFLQSMVSSELVIGKILGLNFIAQAIIYIPAGFLSDRLGSKKGVIAGVCVFTFALTGNLFATTPSELAFWGFLIGVGHAASIVTFVPLLTEYSNAIEKKELFTFAFSTGTFFTFLGTLLGGIVSDGIQELFHLSNSSSIRITLSITIIMFILCLIPLLFVRETESQLIANKAHSTLLSILKKKPKLLVPIMTFSISKALAGASLGIIAPFINLFFLHKFALSPSNISFILAIATLGTVVFMSYNSSVTSRITEVQTVSLYHLLSIPAVLLLGATQNIWVAAVAFILFRSTKFGLNPIETKIMMDRVEPEVRGLTNSFGFMATSISISLLGPIAMYIVQVAGNEQGYLILCILSALGSFAAAIYFLLVFGNRKMHETNVLKSNTV